A part of Methanomassiliicoccales archaeon genomic DNA contains:
- a CDS encoding PKD domain-containing protein, whose product MRIFLVVALALLLAAPVLISSSMIAGRDVEVTAMPDGKSTGTYDPLTSLFENFTKSQIVDAKPRKVVTGFLNQDLRKDLAVIYFERTGVDIYYQSQDGTYPAEPSKKIVTSTVPTALDIGDMNNDGLTDVVIGYPSSPGKVEFFYQRADASSFTTSGYFSTSRVPIDLVTNDFDGDGYTDVAIVSANSTTTWARLYIHKNSTSFNVVTMTLYSMTRPAQVVKGDYDLDGKMDLAIVDRGANLVQVYRNTFLGADDDTPWSPSANLTLSQNLISSPVSIDFINGEGTGDTILAIACSGNNQVRMFKQNGGGFQLWKYIATEPGLAYAKGIFINNDGLEDMALVYDTSYKLAYYITPTGTSNYGSPSGTFPVQNGPRQLLAADLDLDGDEDLLIVQNRSAANGVLTVSYSVNAVLASSNDLLWGVTDQRSIFIGNLTGSSQAVGVLDRGNGRLYIYDSGAWHSISVPNTSDRAVALSLYSNAMSDVVVSDPVNNKVYILQSGSGIYSTSYIMITLDVPSPLTGPLGLDAIDENSDGLTDLVVACSNGIVIFYRSASGQGFSSSDNYVFVNGQYVGQWAIAGDFNKGVDGAGLPDLAVVNMTSNRIEVYFQQPSGPRYSADIGKMTTLAIPSGTVVWADSCDVDRNGLLDIVIGTSSGDLVAYRQYATGLDYSYLVSYASPHGFQTAAVGDYDDDGWDELAIVGSKVGSVSLVQFSSSTFKLDYVQTGGAGPNVVALGDIDGDKRVDIALGSPGSGSISIWYQRNLPPHASWSLVGGAITEGIAVTLDASSSWDSFSDNGSLMFYWKWRTSGGPWNNIPSTPSSPTVQYAFPSEGAYEVNMTVIDRSGASSWQIKELTVVDGTPTANFTWSGSLVEGSVITFQSTSTSPVDQIVKFTWDFGDGSAVTISTANVPVSHRYLWDGTFSVTLSVEDVDGDAHSMTKQLTVADSGPVFTVSYSPTGVTEGDTVSFTATVTSPDTVVRYLWSVQNDTVTIDGMGSSISHRFIRDGWYWVNLTVFENDADQNTVSLQVIVSDTLPSVSFTMSKSVVDEGEFITFLDTSYAYDGIASRYWTFGDGGFSTLQSPTYKYNAHGNFTITLWVRDGDGDNVSFSRTVKVNDTNPSAGNIISSGTTFNKGTDVTFSVNVTKGAETPTYLWNISGSSGSPVLIYTSTPSLSYKFTVPGTFFIVLTISDSDFSLQRSISITIVDQPPVPKVVVERVDVDAFKVTVSANTTQDIDDDIDGLEFRWNFGDGSPWTPWSSDNRYYTWTYARAGIYTIILQVKDPSSTRQTEIVVTLDKWPPEIILRDSREEAYVGDAVRIDVNVVDDIDFEVFLFYSYDGKNWSMVQMAPTDGAGNFSAQIPPMKKEGTMFYRIVATDINNNTKEIGPFEIKVVEEPSYFLLYLALSIIATVLAFFAIWLVRTRPVVDEVFVIYHDGSLIAHQARRMKPGMDDQILGSMFVALQGFVKDSFKDEASPMLKRMDFGDRTIMVEKGDFIYVAVVLNGKRTSSIPPRLQKVIEAIDERYGIDLIAWDGDLEKLRGIRDITAPLFKRNPFLDMAGRRRGKKSG is encoded by the coding sequence GTGAGAATATTCTTAGTAGTAGCTTTAGCTCTTTTGCTGGCCGCACCGGTCCTCATCTCCTCCAGTATGATCGCTGGAAGAGATGTTGAGGTGACGGCCATGCCTGATGGGAAGAGCACTGGTACCTATGACCCGTTGACATCCCTTTTTGAGAATTTTACAAAGAGCCAGATAGTAGATGCAAAGCCAAGGAAGGTCGTCACAGGGTTCTTGAACCAGGACCTTCGAAAGGATCTGGCCGTCATCTACTTCGAAAGAACAGGGGTCGACATCTATTATCAATCGCAGGATGGGACCTACCCGGCAGAGCCCTCCAAGAAGATTGTCACCTCGACCGTGCCGACCGCACTTGACATCGGGGACATGAACAATGATGGCCTGACCGACGTGGTCATCGGCTATCCGTCCTCCCCGGGAAAGGTAGAGTTCTTTTATCAGAGGGCAGATGCTAGCTCGTTCACGACGAGCGGATATTTCTCGACGTCGAGGGTCCCGATCGACCTGGTCACTAATGACTTCGACGGGGATGGATACACTGATGTCGCGATCGTATCTGCGAATTCGACAACGACCTGGGCCAGGTTGTATATCCACAAGAATTCCACCTCATTCAATGTCGTGACGATGACCCTTTACTCGATGACCCGTCCTGCCCAGGTTGTAAAAGGCGATTATGATCTGGACGGCAAGATGGACCTTGCGATCGTAGACCGGGGGGCCAATCTTGTCCAGGTATATCGTAACACCTTCCTGGGGGCGGATGATGACACCCCGTGGTCACCATCGGCCAATCTGACCCTTTCCCAGAACCTCATCTCCTCGCCGGTCTCGATAGATTTCATCAATGGGGAAGGGACAGGGGACACAATATTGGCGATCGCATGCAGTGGGAACAATCAGGTCCGCATGTTCAAGCAGAACGGGGGGGGCTTCCAACTATGGAAATACATCGCCACAGAACCTGGCCTGGCCTATGCCAAGGGCATCTTCATCAATAACGACGGCCTGGAGGATATGGCCCTCGTCTACGACACCTCATATAAGCTCGCATATTACATCACGCCCACAGGAACCTCGAACTATGGGTCTCCGAGCGGCACATTCCCGGTCCAGAACGGGCCGAGACAGCTCTTGGCCGCTGACCTGGACCTTGATGGGGATGAGGACCTGTTGATCGTTCAGAACAGAAGTGCTGCCAATGGTGTCCTGACCGTCTCATATTCGGTCAACGCTGTCCTCGCGAGCTCCAACGACCTGCTCTGGGGGGTCACCGACCAGAGGTCCATCTTCATCGGCAACCTCACCGGATCATCTCAGGCGGTCGGTGTATTGGACAGGGGCAACGGGAGGTTGTACATCTATGACTCGGGGGCCTGGCATAGTATAAGCGTTCCCAATACCTCTGACAGGGCCGTCGCATTATCCCTCTATTCCAATGCCATGAGCGATGTGGTCGTCAGCGACCCGGTGAACAACAAGGTCTACATCCTGCAGAGCGGGAGCGGGATCTACTCCACATCATACATCATGATCACTTTGGATGTGCCCTCTCCGTTGACCGGGCCGCTCGGTCTGGATGCCATCGATGAGAACTCAGATGGGCTCACAGACCTGGTGGTCGCCTGCTCGAACGGTATCGTCATCTTCTATCGGTCAGCATCGGGCCAGGGATTTTCGTCGTCGGACAATTACGTCTTCGTCAACGGTCAATATGTGGGGCAATGGGCCATAGCGGGGGATTTCAACAAGGGGGTCGATGGCGCAGGTCTGCCCGACCTGGCGGTCGTGAACATGACCAGCAACCGTATCGAGGTCTATTTCCAACAGCCGTCCGGGCCAAGATATTCTGCCGACATCGGGAAGATGACCACCTTGGCCATACCCTCCGGTACGGTCGTCTGGGCCGATTCATGCGATGTGGACCGTAACGGTCTATTGGATATTGTGATCGGCACCAGCAGTGGAGACCTTGTGGCATACCGCCAGTACGCGACGGGGCTGGATTACTCATATCTGGTGTCATATGCCAGCCCACATGGGTTCCAGACGGCCGCCGTCGGTGATTATGACGATGATGGATGGGATGAGCTGGCCATAGTAGGCTCGAAGGTAGGGTCCGTCTCCTTGGTCCAATTCTCATCCTCAACCTTCAAATTAGATTATGTCCAGACAGGGGGCGCAGGGCCGAATGTCGTGGCCCTCGGGGACATCGATGGGGACAAGAGGGTCGATATTGCATTGGGATCCCCAGGATCTGGTTCGATCTCGATATGGTACCAAAGGAACCTCCCGCCTCATGCCAGCTGGTCCTTGGTCGGAGGGGCGATAACAGAAGGTATCGCGGTGACCCTGGACGCCTCATCCTCCTGGGACAGCTTCTCTGACAACGGCAGCTTGATGTTCTATTGGAAATGGCGCACATCGGGCGGACCTTGGAACAACATACCATCCACGCCCAGCTCTCCTACAGTGCAGTACGCATTCCCTTCGGAAGGGGCCTATGAGGTCAATATGACGGTCATTGACAGGAGCGGGGCGTCGTCCTGGCAGATCAAGGAGCTGACCGTCGTGGACGGGACGCCGACGGCCAACTTCACCTGGTCAGGTAGCCTGGTCGAGGGTTCTGTCATCACTTTCCAGAGCACATCGACCTCGCCTGTGGACCAGATAGTGAAATTCACCTGGGACTTCGGGGACGGGTCGGCCGTGACGATATCTACCGCCAATGTGCCAGTGTCCCATCGTTATCTTTGGGACGGAACGTTCTCGGTCACGCTGTCCGTCGAGGATGTGGATGGGGACGCGCATTCCATGACCAAGCAGTTAACGGTCGCGGACTCCGGCCCAGTGTTCACCGTCTCGTATTCACCGACGGGCGTGACCGAGGGCGACACTGTCAGCTTCACGGCCACTGTGACATCTCCAGACACTGTCGTGAGATATCTGTGGTCCGTACAGAACGACACCGTCACGATCGATGGGATGGGCAGTTCCATCTCTCACAGGTTCATAAGAGATGGCTGGTACTGGGTGAACCTGACGGTGTTCGAGAACGACGCCGACCAAAATACCGTCAGCCTGCAGGTCATAGTCTCTGACACCTTGCCATCGGTCAGTTTCACCATGTCAAAGAGCGTGGTCGATGAGGGCGAGTTCATCACATTCCTCGACACCTCCTACGCATATGACGGCATAGCATCTAGGTACTGGACCTTTGGGGATGGGGGCTTTTCGACCTTACAGAGCCCCACATACAAATACAACGCCCATGGCAATTTCACGATAACGCTCTGGGTCCGCGATGGGGATGGTGACAATGTCTCGTTCAGCAGGACGGTGAAGGTCAACGATACGAATCCATCAGCTGGCAACATCATCTCGAGCGGCACGACGTTCAACAAGGGGACCGATGTCACATTCTCGGTCAATGTGACAAAAGGGGCCGAGACCCCCACATACCTATGGAACATTTCGGGCAGCAGCGGCTCGCCTGTGCTTATCTATACGTCCACCCCATCCTTGTCATATAAATTTACCGTCCCTGGCACTTTCTTTATTGTTCTGACCATCTCCGATTCTGATTTCTCACTTCAAAGGTCGATATCGATAACCATAGTGGACCAGCCCCCGGTACCGAAAGTGGTCGTTGAGAGGGTGGACGTCGACGCCTTCAAGGTGACGGTGTCCGCCAACACGACCCAGGATATAGATGACGACATTGATGGCCTCGAGTTCAGATGGAATTTCGGGGATGGGAGCCCGTGGACCCCCTGGTCCAGCGACAACCGTTATTACACCTGGACCTATGCCAGGGCCGGTATCTACACCATCATATTGCAGGTAAAGGACCCATCGAGCACAAGGCAGACGGAGATCGTGGTGACCCTTGACAAATGGCCCCCTGAGATCATCCTCCGGGACAGCCGTGAAGAGGCCTATGTGGGTGATGCTGTCAGGATAGATGTTAACGTCGTCGATGACATCGATTTCGAGGTATTCCTCTTCTACTCCTATGATGGGAAGAACTGGTCAATGGTCCAGATGGCCCCGACCGACGGAGCTGGTAATTTCTCCGCACAGATCCCTCCGATGAAAAAGGAGGGCACGATGTTCTATCGGATAGTGGCGACCGACATCAACAACAACACAAAAGAGATAGGTCCTTTTGAGATCAAAGTGGTGGAGGAGCCCAGCTATTTCCTTCTATATCTGGCACTGTCGATAATAGCGACCGTATTGGCGTTCTTTGCCATATGGCTGGTGAGGACCAGGCCGGTGGTGGACGAGGTGTTCGTCATCTATCACGATGGCAGCCTCATAGCGCATCAGGCAAGAAGGATGAAGCCTGGGATGGACGACCAGATCCTAGGGAGCATGTTCGTCGCCCTTCAAGGGTTCGTCAAAGATTCGTTCAAGGACGAGGCCTCTCCCATGCTCAAGCGCATGGACTTCGGCGACAGGACGATAATGGTCGAGAAGGGCGACTTCATCTATGTGGCGGTCGTGCTCAATGGAAAGAGGACGAGCAGCATCCCGCCTCGCTTGCAGAAGGTCATCGAGGCCATTGACGAGCGTTATGGCATCGACCTCATCGCATGGGACGGCGACCTGGAAAAGCTCAGGGGCATCAGGGACATTACCGCTCCTTTGTTCAAGAGGAACCCGTTCCTTGACATGGCCGGAAGGAGGAGAGGAAAAAAGTCCGGATGA
- a CDS encoding type 2 isopentenyl-diphosphate Delta-isomerase: MRKIEKRKADHIQVALGEKVVQEHNNWDDVKLIHNSLPEVDLDEIDTSVTIFKKRLSMPLIVTAITGGFKDAERINANLAEACAEMRVGLGIGSQRAAIENRKDPSYTVLKEHDVPLKIGNVGAPQLIAQKRRRAFTVDDVKDAMEMVDADVMAIHLNYLQEVAQPEGDTRAKGVLDAIRAVAREVPCIAKETGAGISREAAIRLKGTGIVGIDISGVSGTSFAAVEMFRARQMGDARCEAIGRLFSDWGVPAPVSLVEADVGLPLIASGGILNGRHVASSIVLGASCAGMAKAVLPAAMESAEAVRKVLSQVREELRVAMFLTGSKDIPSLAEKDCVLTGITREWIVQREG, translated from the coding sequence ATGAGGAAGATAGAGAAGAGAAAAGCCGACCATATCCAGGTGGCATTGGGAGAGAAGGTCGTACAGGAGCACAACAATTGGGACGACGTGAAGCTCATACACAACTCGCTCCCCGAGGTGGACCTTGATGAAATTGACACATCCGTGACCATCTTCAAGAAGAGGCTGAGCATGCCGTTGATAGTGACGGCCATCACCGGAGGCTTCAAGGACGCCGAGAGGATCAATGCGAACCTTGCCGAGGCATGCGCGGAGATGAGGGTCGGCCTGGGCATCGGGAGCCAGAGGGCGGCCATTGAGAACCGGAAGGACCCGAGCTACACGGTCCTTAAAGAGCATGATGTACCATTGAAGATAGGCAATGTCGGGGCCCCGCAGCTGATCGCTCAGAAGAGGAGGAGGGCCTTCACCGTTGATGACGTGAAGGACGCGATGGAGATGGTCGATGCCGATGTCATGGCCATCCACCTGAACTACCTGCAGGAGGTCGCCCAGCCCGAAGGGGACACGAGGGCCAAGGGGGTGTTGGACGCCATCAGGGCGGTGGCAAGGGAGGTCCCCTGCATCGCCAAGGAGACCGGTGCCGGTATCTCGAGGGAGGCGGCCATCCGGCTGAAGGGGACGGGGATCGTGGGCATCGACATATCTGGCGTGTCAGGCACGTCGTTCGCCGCGGTGGAGATGTTCAGGGCACGACAGATGGGCGACGCGAGATGCGAGGCCATCGGAAGGCTGTTCTCGGACTGGGGGGTTCCAGCACCTGTATCCCTCGTTGAGGCCGACGTCGGCCTGCCGCTTATCGCATCCGGCGGCATCCTCAACGGTCGACATGTGGCATCGAGCATAGTGCTCGGGGCGAGCTGCGCAGGTATGGCAAAGGCCGTCCTTCCGGCGGCCATGGAGTCCGCCGAGGCCGTGAGAAAGGTGCTTTCCCAGGTCCGGGAGGAGCTGAGGGTCGCGATGTTCCTCACAGGTTCGAAGGACATACCCTCTTTGGCCGAGAAGGACTGCGTGCTCACCGGCATCACCAGGGAATGGATCGTTCAGAGGGAGGGTTGA
- a CDS encoding zinc ribbon domain-containing protein produces MLIFIALLLVLLIMVIWFEFKYMRPKRREEIEAVLNRDEAYNALMSAKAVSRSLKDMGKDTREAEVLLERAQMSYDQRDYAKTISVAKATKEVLIKAKDMPIPERPRSPDAPAEMKERPPEEHSVHEVKKLPQNYLESKFMMTTARAEIDKASADGRDVVEAEKLMREAQASFDAADYTECLKTSLKAKRSIGASPAKDAPPSPEAKAEMKAPPAVPGPERCRQCGADLVEGDNFCGKCGAKAEREARCASCGNILGEDDVFCRKCGARRA; encoded by the coding sequence ATGTTGATCTTCATAGCGTTGCTGTTAGTGCTTCTGATAATGGTCATTTGGTTCGAGTTCAAGTACATGCGGCCGAAGCGAAGGGAGGAGATAGAGGCCGTCCTTAACAGGGATGAAGCTTATAACGCCCTGATGAGCGCCAAGGCGGTCTCGAGGTCCCTCAAGGACATGGGCAAGGACACAAGGGAGGCCGAGGTGCTCCTGGAACGCGCCCAGATGTCATATGACCAGAGGGACTATGCAAAGACAATAAGCGTTGCCAAGGCCACGAAAGAGGTCCTGATCAAGGCGAAGGACATGCCCATTCCAGAGAGGCCAAGGTCGCCCGATGCCCCGGCCGAGATGAAGGAAAGACCGCCTGAAGAGCACAGCGTCCATGAGGTGAAGAAGCTGCCTCAGAACTATCTTGAATCGAAGTTCATGATGACCACCGCGAGGGCGGAGATAGATAAGGCCTCCGCCGATGGAAGGGACGTCGTGGAGGCCGAGAAGCTCATGAGGGAGGCACAGGCATCGTTCGACGCCGCCGACTACACCGAATGCCTCAAGACGTCCTTGAAGGCCAAGAGGTCCATAGGGGCGTCTCCTGCAAAGGATGCTCCCCCATCGCCCGAGGCGAAGGCAGAGATGAAGGCGCCCCCGGCCGTCCCAGGACCAGAAAGGTGCAGGCAATGCGGGGCCGATCTGGTGGAAGGCGACAATTTCTGCGGAAAGTGCGGGGCCAAGGCCGAGAGGGAGGCCAGATGTGCGTCCTGTGGAAACATCCTCGGAGAAGATGACGTGTTCTGCAGGAAGTGCGGCGCGAGAAGGGCATGA
- a CDS encoding isopentenyl phosphate kinase family protein gives MILIKLGGSVITDKRRYRTFRESTVRRLAREILGSGEKVMIIHGAGSFGHVVAKKYALHLGRMSEEQVKGVAQVSWDVRDLDNRFMKALADEGLDAVSIVPGSAAKLSEGRLCELDVSKFKDYFALGITPVSFGDVVLDDVRGFGICSGDQLMARLAKDLRPRKVIFVTDVDGVFTSDPHMDPDAELLRTIDRGVLSSLPRSERCDDVTGSIFAKLEHMLDMAESTEEVMIINGNVPGRLCSALRGEELVCSRVRSG, from the coding sequence ATGATACTGATTAAACTGGGCGGGAGCGTCATCACCGACAAGCGCCGATACAGGACGTTCAGGGAGAGCACCGTCCGCCGCCTCGCCAGGGAGATATTGGGATCGGGCGAGAAGGTCATGATCATACATGGCGCAGGGTCTTTCGGTCACGTCGTGGCCAAGAAGTATGCGCTACATCTAGGCCGTATGTCAGAGGAACAGGTGAAAGGCGTGGCGCAGGTCAGCTGGGACGTCAGGGACCTCGATAACCGGTTCATGAAGGCCCTTGCCGACGAGGGCCTGGACGCTGTCAGCATAGTCCCGGGGTCGGCCGCCAAGCTCAGCGAGGGCAGGTTGTGCGAGCTCGATGTGTCGAAGTTCAAGGACTATTTCGCCCTCGGTATAACGCCAGTATCCTTCGGGGACGTGGTCCTCGATGATGTCAGAGGCTTCGGCATATGCTCGGGGGACCAGCTGATGGCCCGCCTGGCCAAGGATCTGAGACCTAGGAAGGTCATCTTCGTCACGGACGTCGACGGTGTCTTCACCAGCGACCCTCATATGGACCCGGATGCGGAACTGCTGAGAACGATCGACCGGGGCGTGCTGAGCTCCCTTCCCCGCAGCGAGAGGTGCGACGACGTCACTGGCAGCATATTCGCCAAGCTCGAGCACATGCTCGATATGGCGGAGAGCACCGAAGAGGTGATGATCATCAACGGGAATGTGCCAGGAAGGCTCTGCTCTGCCCTGAGGGGAGAAGAGCTGGTCTGTTCCAGGGTCAGGAGCGGTTGA
- a CDS encoding polyprenyl synthetase family protein, with amino-acid sequence MELPKEMDKMAKELHQSIMGYLEYGKYEKLRKAMMHYPEAGGKRMRPILAMLVAEAVGKNGKKAVPFGCCLEMIHNFTLVHDDVMDKDPVRRGRPAVHIVYDEPTAIIAGDALFARAYDVLSETDVPGEALRELVHIVSETVYLIAEGQQMDIDNEDRPTVSIEEYLEMVEKKTAVLFSCAAEGGAIIGGGTKEQVSAMKECARLFGIGFQIWDDVLGIIGDSKRTGKPVGSDIRNGKRTLIIVHALQHLKEGKDKETLMRALGNAHATDEEVSAAIDVLRRTGSIDYVTKASQDLALRAKELLKCLPDCREREMLEQLISYSVGRDR; translated from the coding sequence ATGGAGCTTCCGAAAGAGATGGACAAGATGGCAAAAGAACTCCACCAGAGCATCATGGGCTATCTGGAGTATGGCAAGTATGAGAAGCTCAGGAAGGCGATGATGCATTATCCAGAGGCGGGGGGAAAGCGCATGAGGCCTATCCTGGCCATGCTGGTCGCCGAGGCGGTCGGCAAGAACGGTAAAAAGGCCGTACCTTTCGGCTGCTGCCTAGAGATGATACACAATTTCACATTGGTGCATGACGACGTGATGGACAAGGACCCCGTCAGAAGGGGAAGGCCGGCGGTGCACATCGTCTACGACGAGCCGACCGCCATCATCGCCGGAGATGCGCTCTTCGCCAGGGCATATGATGTCCTCAGCGAGACGGACGTGCCTGGAGAGGCCCTTAGAGAGCTGGTGCACATCGTCTCGGAGACGGTCTATCTCATCGCCGAGGGGCAGCAGATGGACATCGACAATGAGGACCGCCCGACCGTGAGCATCGAAGAGTACCTTGAGATGGTGGAGAAGAAGACCGCCGTGCTCTTCTCCTGCGCGGCCGAGGGGGGTGCCATCATCGGCGGCGGCACGAAGGAGCAGGTCTCCGCAATGAAGGAATGCGCCAGGCTCTTCGGCATAGGGTTCCAGATATGGGATGACGTGCTCGGTATCATCGGCGACAGCAAGAGGACCGGGAAGCCGGTCGGCTCTGACATCAGGAACGGGAAGAGGACGCTCATCATCGTGCACGCGCTGCAGCACCTGAAGGAAGGAAAGGATAAGGAGACGTTGATGAGGGCGTTGGGCAATGCGCACGCCACTGACGAAGAGGTCAGCGCCGCCATCGATGTGCTCAGGCGCACAGGGAGCATAGATTATGTCACAAAGGCCTCTCAGGACCTTGCCCTGAGGGCGAAAGAGCTTCTAAAATGCCTCCCGGACTGCCGCGAGCGGGAGATGCTGGAGCAGCTCATATCCTACTCGGTCGGAAGGGACAGGTGA
- the radB gene encoding DNA repair and recombination protein RadB translates to MDYLPYGCASLDSMLGGGIEMGCITLIYGEAGTGKTNLCLVLARNMVRRGKKVIYIDSEGVSLERLRQICGDDFENVSKNILFSEVHSFKEQEQMVDKAIKLAEGNPDIGMIIVDSMTMFYRLQDKDEERAERRSMAGQSAKLLSLARKKGLPVVMTSQVFMDIDKGSVEALGGNVLHHNAKTIVRLERSGVGRRRMTVMKHRHLPEGKSAEIQLTEGGIECG, encoded by the coding sequence GTGGACTATCTTCCTTACGGCTGCGCGTCATTGGACTCGATGCTCGGAGGGGGCATCGAGATGGGATGCATCACCCTCATCTACGGCGAGGCAGGCACTGGCAAGACCAATCTCTGCCTGGTGCTCGCGAGGAACATGGTCCGGAGGGGGAAGAAGGTCATATACATCGATTCCGAGGGAGTATCCCTGGAGCGGCTGAGGCAGATATGCGGCGATGATTTCGAGAACGTGAGCAAGAACATCCTGTTCAGCGAGGTCCATTCCTTCAAGGAGCAGGAACAGATGGTTGACAAGGCCATCAAGCTCGCTGAAGGGAACCCTGATATAGGGATGATCATAGTCGATTCGATGACCATGTTCTATCGCCTGCAGGACAAGGACGAGGAGCGTGCCGAAAGAAGGTCGATGGCAGGGCAGAGCGCAAAGCTCCTCTCATTGGCAAGGAAGAAGGGACTGCCCGTGGTGATGACGTCGCAGGTGTTCATGGACATCGACAAAGGGTCGGTGGAGGCGCTCGGGGGCAACGTGCTGCATCATAACGCGAAGACGATAGTCCGCCTCGAGAGGTCGGGAGTAGGGAGGAGAAGGATGACGGTCATGAAGCACCGTCATCTGCCCGAAGGAAAGAGCGCGGAGATCCAGCTGACGGAGGGCGGCATCGAGTGCGGATGA
- a CDS encoding DUF92 domain-containing protein gives MTSTEELVLVLGLCGLLSFISFRFELLTASGSVASFLIGSLIGVLGSIGWLALLIVFALTGFMVTRYKFEVKRRKGLQEGTKGERTWRNVVANGLVPLLVAVIFYLSGDQGNETAGLVYLCAIGTAASDTIASEMGVLSPRTRSIITFKRVEAGTNGGISLYGTAWAFLGACFASAVGWAVLFPGELPDVRIMVPAVMGFVGCNIDSVIGATLENRGYVGKLGTNVLSMAAGSALGYMILILAL, from the coding sequence ATGACCTCGACAGAGGAGCTCGTGCTGGTGCTAGGTCTCTGTGGGCTCCTGTCATTCATATCATTTAGATTCGAGCTGCTCACTGCGAGCGGCAGTGTGGCATCGTTCCTGATCGGGAGCCTGATAGGGGTCCTCGGCTCCATCGGCTGGCTTGCGCTCCTCATTGTCTTTGCCCTTACAGGTTTCATGGTGACAAGGTACAAGTTCGAGGTCAAGAGAAGGAAGGGACTGCAGGAAGGGACGAAGGGCGAGAGGACATGGAGGAACGTCGTCGCCAACGGCCTGGTACCTCTATTGGTCGCGGTCATCTTCTATCTTTCAGGGGACCAAGGAAACGAGACCGCTGGCCTCGTATATCTGTGTGCGATAGGGACGGCGGCCTCCGACACCATCGCCAGTGAGATGGGCGTTCTTAGCCCCAGGACGAGGTCTATAATCACTTTCAAGAGGGTCGAGGCAGGGACGAACGGCGGTATCTCTCTCTATGGAACCGCATGGGCCTTCCTCGGGGCATGCTTCGCGAGCGCCGTGGGATGGGCGGTCCTCTTCCCTGGAGAGCTGCCCGACGTAAGGATCATGGTGCCGGCGGTTATGGGGTTCGTAGGCTGCAACATAGACTCGGTCATCGGTGCTACCCTTGAGAACCGGGGCTATGTGGGGAAGCTCGGAACGAACGTGCTGTCGATGGCGGCGGGGTCTGCCCTAGGGTATATGATCCTCATCCTGGCCTTATGA